In Candidatus Woesearchaeota archaeon, one DNA window encodes the following:
- a CDS encoding small nuclear ribonucleoprotein (Enables 3` processing of polyadenylated mRNAs and tRNA precursors): MTMENSRPLDALNKARDKRVIVELKNGKQYLGKLKAFDIHINTVLEEAEERINGEMTRKMGVVFLRGDTITMISPE; this comes from the coding sequence ATAACCATGGAAAATTCAAGACCTTTAGATGCATTAAATAAGGCAAGAGACAAGAGAGTTATCGTAGAACTCAAGAACGGAAAGCAGTATCTCGGAAAGCTCAAGGCTTTTGACATTCACATAAACACCGTGCTTGAAGAAGCAGAAGAGCGCATTAACGGCGAAATGACAAGAAAGATGGGCGTTGTGTTCCTTAGGGGAGACACAATCACAATGATTTCGCCTGAGTAA